A single Candidatus Methylomirabilota bacterium DNA region contains:
- a CDS encoding GNAT family N-acetyltransferase encodes MRRLVQLYIYDLGGDRWGAEADGTFGSRAWHRRFWTRRGRHHFVIRVDGRLAGFALVADRAHFAGAGVREISEFFVLRKYRRRGVGTRVARILFARFPGRWELAELTWNVAARRFWRRSMKRCAVGGVMERRRRHGDLSFFVQHFATAREKL; translated from the coding sequence GTGCGCCGCCTTGTGCAGCTCTATATCTACGATCTCGGCGGCGACCGCTGGGGCGCGGAGGCTGATGGCACGTTCGGTTCTCGGGCCTGGCATAGGCGGTTCTGGACGCGCCGCGGGCGGCATCACTTCGTCATTCGCGTAGACGGAAGGCTGGCCGGCTTCGCGCTGGTCGCCGATCGCGCGCACTTCGCCGGCGCCGGCGTGCGAGAGATCAGCGAGTTCTTCGTGCTGCGCAAGTATCGCCGTCGCGGCGTGGGCACCCGCGTCGCGCGAATCCTTTTCGCGCGCTTCCCGGGCCGCTGGGAGCTCGCAGAGCTCACGTGGAACGTCGCGGCGCGGCGCTTCTGGCGTCGCTCGATGAAGCGCTGCGCGGTCGGCGGTGTCATGGAGCGCCGACGCCGTCACGGTGACCTCAGCTTTTTCGTGCAGCACTTCGCGACGGCTCGGGAGAAACTTTGA
- a CDS encoding cupin domain-containing protein has translation MRRAIGVCLALVPLVLSSSSMAQPPGLARPQLLLREIVQGMPTREKQEVRVLTASLNPGDKTVFHTHRSPVTVYVLEGAFTLEMEGRPPVTVKAGEAMIEPPHVKMTGYNRSATEPLRVVIFYVSDPDTPFLDPVQ, from the coding sequence ATGCGTAGGGCAATCGGCGTCTGTCTCGCCCTCGTGCCTCTGGTCCTCAGCTCCTCCTCCATGGCGCAGCCGCCCGGTCTCGCGAGGCCCCAGCTGCTCCTGCGCGAGATCGTCCAGGGCATGCCCACGAGGGAGAAACAGGAAGTGCGGGTGCTCACGGCGAGCTTGAATCCGGGCGACAAGACGGTGTTTCATACACACCGCTCCCCCGTGACCGTCTACGTCCTCGAAGGCGCCTTCACGCTGGAGATGGAGGGGCGCCCGCCTGTCACCGTAAAAGCCGGTGAGGCCATGATAGAGCCGCCGCACGTGAAGATGACCGGCTACAACCGCAGCGCCACCGAGCCGCTCCGGGTCGTGATCTTCTACGTGAGCGATCCGGACACGCCGTTCCTCGATCCCGTCCAGTAG